In the Desulfovibrio subterraneus genome, CAAGCTTACGGTAGTTCATCAGTTCGTGGGGCGCCTCCTCCACGATGAAGGGGCCCTGCTTGCCCAGTGTGGCGGCATAGGATGTGTCCTTGACCACGCCTATGCGCCACGCAATGAGGTCATCCAGCTGTTTATAGGGTATCTGCATATCCTTCAGGCGGACAAACACAGAATCGACAGAGAGCATGGAATCGCTCAGGTAGTAGCGGCCCTTGTTGCGGGGGGAAGTGTAGACCGGCAGAAGGGCATCGGCTTCATGTCTGTCCATCATGTCAACGGCCCGTTGCCACGGGACGATGGAAAACTGCACGGCAAGTCCCTGCAGTTTGAAAGCTATTTCCGCCATCTCTGCCAGGGCTCCCTTGCCGACCATGTTGCTGGATGTATAGGGAACCCACTCGGTCATGACGATGTGCAGCTGACGCTGCCGTGCGTGAACTGCCTGCGGAGTGAAAAGCGCAATCAGCAATAGGGCGCAGCAGAACAGGCCGTAAAGCCGGAGGATATGGCGCGTACCCTCGGATGTTCTTTTCATATCAGGTGCTCCGTGCACATGGCAGTTACTGGGTAACAAGCCGGAAACGGATCAATTCTTCGCGGGTGAGAGGACGCTCGTCACCTTTGGGGGCGGCAGTCAGTGAGAACCAGTAAAAGTCTTCGGGAATGCCGTTTTCGCGCATCCATGTCAGATACCCGTAATGCAGGCTGTTGTGCCGCGGCAGGTCCACGCCGTAGTTGTCGCCGTCGAACCATGAACCCACTGCGATGTTGGCACCTGCATCGGCGCTGCGTTTCCATCCGGCAATGAAGAAGTCCATGGCGGCGGGGGCAACGTAGCCGCCGTCCGGCACGTGCACGGTAAGGCGGTAATCTCGTATCAGCCTTGCCGCATCCCGCAGTTCCCGGTAGCCGGTGGAGCCTGTCACGCGCTGCATGACAATGGTGCGCACATGGTCGTTTTCCGACATCAGGTCGATAATGGCGTTGGACGTGCTCCTGTCTATCATGCCCCGCATGACAGCCGTGTTGCCCTGCACCGTGAAGGTGGCAGAATCGTCATCAGCCACCGCGCCGTTGGAAGAGGCTCCCATGCATCCGGCAAGCAGGCTTGCGCCAATGAGAAAGGCAGAAACGACAACAGCCCGGATTGTGATCATTCGGGGAAACCGGCCGGAAGTAAACATTGTAAGGCTCCAGAAATGGCAAATTGATAAATCGGCGTGAGACTAGCGCAAAAACATAAAAACGCCAAGCCGCGATGAGGTAGATGAGGTATAGGTCAGGAGTTGAAAAAAGCGCCGTTCCCTGAAGAACGGCGCTCTGTTTTGCATGCGTAATCACTGATTTCAAAGCAATCTGTTACAGGCGTTCCACCACAAGGTTGCCCATGGTGTTGCAGCCGACCAGGCTCTTGCCTTCTTCCATGATGTCGCCGGTGCGGTAGCCTTCCTGCAGCACGCGCTGCACGGCATCTTCAATGGCTTGCGCTTCCTTGGAAAGGTTGAAGGCGTAACGCAGCATCATGGCTATAGACAGAATGGTCGCCAGCGGGTTGGCCTTGTTCTGGCCGGCGATGTCGGGAGCGGAACCGTGGATGGGTTCGTACAGACCGGGACCTTCCGAGCCGAGAGAGGCGGAAGGCAGCATGCCGATGGAACCGGTGATGACCGCAGCCTCGTCGGAAAGAATGTCGCCGAACAGGTTGCCGGTGACGATCACGTCAAACTGGTTGGGATTGCGCACCAGCTGCATGGCTGCGTTGTCCACGTACATGTGGGAAAGTTCGACCTCGGGGTATTCCTTGGCCACTTCTTCCACCACTTCGCGCCACAGGCGGGAAACTTCCAGTACGTTGGCCTTGTCCACGGAGCACAGGCGCTTGTCGCGCTTCATGGCTGCGTCAAAGGCCAGACGCGCAATGCGGCGCACTTCTTCCTCGTCGTACACCATGGTGTTGAAGGCGGTCATCTTGCCATCTCGCATTTCGCGGCCCACAGGCTGGCCGAAGTAAATGCCGCCGGTCAGTTCGCGCACCACCATCACGTCAATGCCGTCCTTCACGATGTCGGGACGCAGGAAGCAGGCCTTGGAAAGCTCGGGGAACAGCTTGGCAGGGCGCAGGTTCGCAAACAGGCCCAGCGCCTTGCGGATACCCAGCAGGCCCTTTTCGGGGCGCTGGTTGCCGGGCAGGGTGTCCCACTTGGGGCCGCCCACGGCGCCGAGCAGAATTGCATCGGCAGCCTTGCACTTGGCAACGGTTTCGTCAGGCAGGGGATTGCCCGTGGCGTCGATGGCCACACCGCCGATCAGCGCTTCGGAGTATTCAACCGTGTGCCCGAACTTGGCAGCTACCTTGTTCAGTACCGCCACCGCCTGTTCCACTATTTCGGGGCCTATGCCGTCGCCCGGCATCAGGCATATATTCATGTTCATGGTCTTCTTCCGTAATGGGAAATTT is a window encoding:
- the leuB gene encoding 3-isopropylmalate dehydrogenase: MNMNICLMPGDGIGPEIVEQAVAVLNKVAAKFGHTVEYSEALIGGVAIDATGNPLPDETVAKCKAADAILLGAVGGPKWDTLPGNQRPEKGLLGIRKALGLFANLRPAKLFPELSKACFLRPDIVKDGIDVMVVRELTGGIYFGQPVGREMRDGKMTAFNTMVYDEEEVRRIARLAFDAAMKRDKRLCSVDKANVLEVSRLWREVVEEVAKEYPEVELSHMYVDNAAMQLVRNPNQFDVIVTGNLFGDILSDEAAVITGSIGMLPSASLGSEGPGLYEPIHGSAPDIAGQNKANPLATILSIAMMLRYAFNLSKEAQAIEDAVQRVLQEGYRTGDIMEEGKSLVGCNTMGNLVVERL
- a CDS encoding substrate-binding periplasmic protein, whose protein sequence is MKRTSEGTRHILRLYGLFCCALLLIALFTPQAVHARQRQLHIVMTEWVPYTSSNMVGKGALAEMAEIAFKLQGLAVQFSIVPWQRAVDMMDRHEADALLPVYTSPRNKGRYYLSDSMLSVDSVFVRLKDMQIPYKQLDDLIAWRIGVVKDTSYAATLGKQGPFIVEEAPHELMNYRKLVTGRIELMLDTRETIERMMDSLPASERKPLEYMEPPYQTSTLHLAFHPTDTGKKLRDMFNDGLAMLHDKGIYAAILEKHSIARSTGHPVRHIE